One region of Cyanobium sp. M30B3 genomic DNA includes:
- a CDS encoding TrkA family potassium uptake protein has protein sequence MGNWWHWNPAEGTARGGFAVIGVGRFGTAVCSELIKAGADVLAIDSSQKAVDALRQVDPAIQARVVDCTDEEALREAGVLDVETVVVAMSEPISASITATLIAKDSEGSRVKQVIARATNDLHMKMLQRVGADRVVFPSKMQGHRLGMELVRPNLLERLRLDDQNFIEEIRVPSSFVGRSLRDLNLRKNFNVNVLAAGPDNHLTVNPPASHVLASGELLVVMGSSEALADLPGS, from the coding sequence ATGGGCAACTGGTGGCATTGGAACCCCGCCGAGGGCACGGCCCGGGGCGGCTTCGCCGTGATCGGCGTGGGCCGCTTCGGCACCGCCGTGTGCAGCGAGCTGATCAAGGCCGGAGCCGATGTGCTGGCGATCGACAGCAGCCAGAAAGCCGTGGATGCCCTGCGTCAGGTGGATCCGGCCATCCAGGCCCGGGTGGTGGACTGCACCGATGAGGAGGCCCTGCGGGAGGCCGGCGTGCTGGATGTGGAAACCGTGGTGGTGGCCATGAGTGAGCCGATCTCCGCCAGCATCACCGCCACCCTGATCGCCAAGGACAGCGAAGGCAGCCGGGTGAAGCAGGTGATCGCCCGCGCCACCAACGACCTGCACATGAAGATGCTGCAGCGGGTGGGGGCCGACCGGGTGGTGTTCCCCTCCAAGATGCAGGGCCATCGCCTGGGGATGGAGCTGGTGCGCCCCAACCTGCTGGAGCGCCTGCGCCTCGATGACCAGAACTTCATCGAGGAGATCCGGGTGCCCAGCTCCTTCGTGGGCCGCTCGTTGCGCGACCTCAATCTGCGCAAGAACTTCAACGTGAACGTGCTGGCCGCCGGACCGGACAACCACCTCACCGTGAATCCGCCGGCGTCCCACGTGCTGGCGTCCGGGGAACTGCTGGTGGTGATGGGCAGCAGCGAGGCCCTGGCCGACCTGCCGGGCAGCTGA
- a CDS encoding potassium transporter TrkG — protein MLLHQRWGALQTWRHQLTVPQFTVITGLIVIALGTLLMASPLCSQDSVGLWEALFTVTSAITVTGLSIIDVGQELTLVGQLLLLALLITGGLGLMAITTFLQGFVQGHAGLRTRVDRGRTLDEFGVGGIGPTFNGILITGGCVMLLGTLVLYSFGFTDISSPLQRFWASLFHAISAYNNAGFGLWSDSLSRYRDNTVVNGTVAALVVVGGIGWRVINDLWSNRNRLNRLKRLSLHTRLVLRSSGLLIVVGCLGLLFTEQFATGGVMQPLQWIQKLQVSLFQAISARTAGFNTVPLSTATFSDAGLLLLIVLMFIGASPGGTGGGIKTTTFATLMGATRSTLQGRQEVVIHQRQIPATVVLRAIGVTIASLLFVLLMALLLGLGPTSSGTSGLARFSFLEKLFTCMSAFGTVGLDLGVTAQLNRWGQLVLMVGMFVGRLGILLLLSAVYGSRPQPRVGYPREELYI, from the coding sequence ATGCTCCTGCATCAGCGCTGGGGGGCGCTGCAGACCTGGCGCCACCAGCTCACGGTGCCCCAGTTCACCGTGATCACCGGGCTGATCGTGATCGCCCTGGGCACGCTGCTGATGGCCAGCCCGCTCTGTTCCCAGGACAGCGTCGGGCTCTGGGAGGCCCTGTTCACCGTCACCTCGGCGATCACGGTGACCGGCCTCTCCATCATCGACGTGGGGCAGGAGCTGACCCTGGTGGGCCAGCTGCTGCTGCTGGCCCTGCTGATCACGGGCGGGCTGGGCCTGATGGCGATCACCACCTTTCTGCAGGGTTTTGTGCAGGGCCATGCCGGTCTGCGCACCAGGGTGGATCGGGGCCGCACCCTCGACGAGTTCGGCGTGGGGGGAATCGGTCCCACCTTCAACGGCATCCTGATCACGGGCGGCTGCGTGATGCTGCTGGGAACCCTGGTGCTCTACAGCTTCGGCTTCACCGACATCAGCAGCCCCCTGCAGCGCTTCTGGGCCTCGCTCTTCCATGCCATCAGCGCCTACAACAACGCCGGCTTCGGCCTCTGGAGCGACAGCCTCAGTCGCTATCGCGACAACACGGTGGTGAATGGCACGGTGGCTGCCCTGGTGGTGGTGGGCGGCATCGGCTGGCGGGTGATCAACGACCTCTGGAGCAACCGCAACCGCCTCAACCGGCTGAAGCGCCTCAGCCTGCACACCCGCCTGGTGCTGCGCAGCAGTGGCCTGCTGATCGTGGTGGGCTGCCTGGGGCTGCTGTTCACCGAACAGTTCGCAACCGGCGGCGTGATGCAGCCCCTGCAGTGGATCCAGAAGCTGCAGGTGAGCCTGTTTCAGGCGATCAGTGCCCGCACCGCCGGGTTCAATACCGTGCCCCTCTCCACCGCCACCTTCTCCGACGCGGGCCTGCTGCTGCTGATTGTGCTGATGTTCATCGGCGCCAGCCCCGGCGGCACCGGCGGCGGCATCAAGACCACCACCTTCGCCACCCTGATGGGGGCCACCCGCTCCACCCTGCAGGGCCGCCAGGAGGTGGTGATCCATCAGCGCCAGATCCCGGCCACCGTGGTGCTGCGGGCGATCGGCGTCACCATCGCCTCCCTGCTGTTCGTGCTGTTGATGGCCCTGCTGCTGGGCCTCGGGCCCACCTCCTCCGGCACCTCCGGCCTCGCGCGTTTCAGCTTTCTCGAGAAGCTGTTCACCTGCATGTCGGCCTTCGGCACCGTGGGCCTGGATCTCGGCGTCACCGCCCAGCTCAACCGCTGGGGTCAGCTGGTGCTGATGGTGGGCATGTTCGTGGGCAGACTGGGCATCCTGCTGCTGCTCTCGGCGGTGTACGGCAGCAGGCCCCAACCGCGGGTGGGCTACCCCCGCGAAGAGCTCTACATCTGA
- a CDS encoding NAD(P)-binding protein — MPAPARAAIAVIGAGVAGCALVAQLRRLGFAGSITLWETGRGPGGRAGSRRSRTDAGLVINHGAPLLNITGAPDPALLQPLLASGSIEPWAEPVAMLEGECRLNIGRPDALGQGRLFQGCGGMDQLGLGLLRLAGDAGLETHYGTLVRHLAVGPEGCWQLRATDGQLLGEAHWLVLSGTLLAHPRCQLILGWPDVPLAQAASALGDWQLDHVLTTLAGVRFEARTNLLLVFPREPARAWRALPFRLVNFDAAAQQRWGLRRLSIQPLADGRCAVVAHSSHAFAADHLDVYGSRSAMARLLQLPVEVSREDSVIRSLTEAVLQCLAPWIAGIDPGEAAPQLMRWGAAFPQPPGLPAALMLCEASRVGFCGDVIAGEGFGRVEGALRSAELLAAQLVARLGSLS; from the coding sequence ATGCCTGCCCCAGCCCGTGCCGCCATTGCCGTGATCGGTGCTGGTGTGGCGGGCTGCGCCCTGGTGGCCCAACTCCGCCGCCTGGGCTTTGCCGGATCGATCACGCTCTGGGAAACCGGCCGGGGCCCTGGTGGCCGCGCCGGTTCGCGTCGCAGTCGCACGGATGCCGGCCTGGTGATCAACCATGGCGCCCCCCTGCTGAACATCACCGGCGCGCCGGACCCCGCCCTGCTGCAGCCGCTGCTGGCCTCTGGATCGATCGAGCCCTGGGCGGAACCGGTGGCGATGCTGGAGGGGGAGTGCCGGCTGAACATCGGCCGCCCCGATGCCCTGGGCCAGGGACGGCTGTTCCAGGGCTGCGGTGGCATGGATCAGCTGGGCCTGGGCCTGCTGCGCCTGGCCGGGGACGCTGGCCTGGAGACCCACTACGGCACGCTCGTGCGGCACCTGGCGGTGGGTCCGGAGGGGTGCTGGCAGCTGCGCGCCACCGACGGCCAGCTGCTCGGCGAGGCCCACTGGCTGGTGCTCAGCGGCACCCTGCTGGCCCACCCGCGCTGCCAGCTGATCCTGGGCTGGCCCGATGTTCCCCTCGCCCAGGCGGCGTCCGCCCTGGGCGATTGGCAGCTCGACCACGTGCTCACCACCCTGGCGGGGGTGCGCTTCGAGGCGCGCACCAATCTCCTGCTGGTGTTCCCCCGGGAGCCGGCCCGGGCCTGGCGTGCCCTGCCCTTCCGGCTGGTGAATTTCGACGCGGCTGCCCAGCAGCGCTGGGGCCTCAGACGCCTCAGTATTCAGCCCCTGGCCGATGGCCGCTGTGCCGTGGTGGCCCACTCCAGCCACGCCTTCGCCGCCGACCATCTCGATGTGTACGGCTCCCGCTCGGCCATGGCCCGGCTGTTGCAGCTGCCGGTTGAGGTGTCGCGGGAAGACTCGGTGATCCGGTCGCTGACGGAGGCCGTGCTGCAGTGCCTGGCCCCGTGGATCGCCGGGATCGATCCCGGCGAGGCGGCACCCCAGCTGATGCGCTGGGGTGCCGCCTTCCCCCAACCGCCGGGGCTGCCGGCCGCGCTGATGCTCTGTGAGGCCAGTCGGGTGGGCTTCTGCGGGGACGTGATCGCCGGTGAGGGCTTCGGTCGGGTTGAAGGTGCGTTGCGCAGTGCCGAGCTCCTGGCCGCCCAGTTGGTGGCTCGGCTTGGATCGTTGTCTTGA
- a CDS encoding cell division protein SepF yields the protein MQGPFGDWLPEVVVFHPTRFDDAQSIVLAVRDLQTVLVHAGAMAPEEAQRLIDFVAGGVAAMDGQSQCLDDLTFVFAPEIVAITRDSGTAS from the coding sequence ATGCAGGGTCCGTTCGGGGATTGGTTGCCGGAGGTGGTGGTCTTCCATCCCACCCGCTTTGACGATGCCCAGTCGATCGTGCTGGCCGTTCGCGACCTCCAGACCGTGCTGGTGCACGCCGGTGCGATGGCCCCTGAGGAAGCCCAGCGGCTGATCGACTTCGTGGCCGGCGGGGTGGCCGCCATGGATGGGCAGTCCCAGTGTCTCGATGACCTCACCTTCGTGTTTGCACCGGAAATCGTGGCCATCACCAGGGATTCCGGCACCGCCAGCTGA
- a CDS encoding PilZ domain-containing protein produces the protein MVQPRREPRFIVPAISVYIEVEFQPEGKPLIGRLWDVSQSGACLLFPRRHVVAVGHSGPLILKPPSIGAPIRTRAEILWVDRLRVASYAGARFLETIDFQSTFLAMLMRGDPRANAGLSRHDLLGESESRLDLGP, from the coding sequence ATGGTTCAGCCACGCCGGGAACCCAGATTCATCGTTCCCGCCATCAGCGTGTACATCGAGGTGGAGTTCCAGCCCGAAGGCAAGCCCTTGATCGGCCGGCTGTGGGATGTCAGTCAATCCGGGGCCTGCCTGCTCTTTCCCAGGCGCCATGTCGTGGCGGTGGGCCACAGCGGCCCGCTGATCCTCAAGCCCCCCAGCATCGGTGCCCCGATCCGCACGCGTGCTGAAATTCTCTGGGTGGACCGGCTGCGGGTCGCCTCCTACGCCGGAGCCCGGTTCCTGGAGACGATCGACTTCCAGAGCACCTTCCTGGCCATGCTGATGCGCGGCGATCCCCGCGCCAACGCCGGCCTCTCCAGGCACGACCTGCTCGGCGAGTCCGAGTCCCGGCTGGACCTGGGGCCATGA
- a CDS encoding NAD(P)H-dependent oxidoreductase translates to MTSDLLVITASNGENLRLAERFAAAARRQGQPAAVLDLTALDLPLFTPRALGSDPPTELAALEERLGSAARWVICTPEYNGSIPPVLSSAIAWLSVQGSDFRSLFNGRPVVIATHSGGGGHTVLAALRLQLAHLGAVVVGRQLVSNRTTPAKDESISDLIARLAALPG, encoded by the coding sequence ATGACCTCTGATCTCCTGGTGATCACCGCCAGCAACGGCGAAAATCTCAGGCTGGCGGAGCGCTTTGCCGCTGCGGCCCGCCGGCAGGGCCAGCCGGCCGCGGTGCTGGATCTCACCGCCCTGGATCTGCCGCTGTTCACCCCCAGGGCCCTGGGGAGCGACCCCCCCACCGAGCTGGCGGCCTTGGAGGAACGGCTTGGATCTGCGGCCCGCTGGGTGATCTGCACGCCGGAATACAACGGGTCCATCCCGCCGGTGCTCAGCAGTGCCATCGCCTGGCTGTCCGTCCAGGGCAGCGACTTCCGCAGCCTGTTCAACGGGCGGCCGGTGGTGATCGCCACCCACTCGGGTGGGGGCGGCCACACGGTGCTGGCGGCCCTGCGGCTGCAGCTGGCCCACCTGGGCGCCGTGGTGGTGGGACGGCAGCTGGTGAGCAACCGAACCACTCCGGCCAAGGACGAATCGATCAGCGATCTGATCGCCCGGCTCGCCGCCCTGCCCGGCTGA
- a CDS encoding pirin family protein yields the protein MTLSSRPPAASGLVFRPAAERFHSQRDWLDSWHTFSFSSHYDPAWMGFGPLRVINDDTIAAGRGFGMHPHRDMEIVTVMVEGQLNHRDSMGHAAVLRAGEVQWMSAGTGVVHSEINEGDQPCRLLQIWIEPSSAGIAPAYGQKPFALGPGWTPLLDPHRSGGAMAIHRPVRLWRAQPGRLPASAWRRSAPAASAGCR from the coding sequence ATGACCCTCAGCTCCCGTCCGCCCGCCGCCAGTGGCCTGGTGTTCCGCCCGGCCGCCGAGCGCTTCCACAGCCAGCGCGACTGGCTCGACAGCTGGCATACCTTCTCCTTTTCCAGCCACTACGACCCGGCCTGGATGGGTTTCGGGCCGCTGCGGGTGATCAACGACGACACCATTGCCGCCGGCCGCGGCTTCGGCATGCACCCCCACCGCGACATGGAGATCGTGACGGTGATGGTGGAGGGCCAGCTCAACCACCGCGACTCGATGGGGCACGCCGCGGTGCTGCGGGCCGGCGAGGTGCAGTGGATGAGTGCCGGCACGGGCGTGGTGCACAGCGAGATCAACGAGGGCGATCAGCCCTGCCGGCTGCTGCAGATCTGGATCGAGCCCAGCAGCGCAGGGATTGCCCCGGCCTATGGGCAGAAGCCCTTCGCCCTCGGGCCCGGCTGGACCCCCCTGCTGGATCCCCACCGGAGTGGTGGCGCCATGGCCATCCACCGGCCGGTGCGGCTGTGGCGGGCCCAGCCAGGGCGGCTGCCAGCCTCAGCCTGGAGGAGATCGGCGCCGGCAGCCTCGGCTGGCTGCAGGTGA
- a CDS encoding Hepatitis C virus core protein: MLEPPRGYRPLAWLGLLSNVLLLPAMVAVTLWHPTWRTVHIAVGAGAVLPAAALGIVASVALLNWRAWGQILAIVALALGLAIGLPYAIVRLALVTEGRGPTAALAALLTAAMTAALVYWCRPCIRRYLT, from the coding sequence ATGCTGGAGCCGCCGCGCGGCTATCGGCCGCTGGCCTGGCTGGGTCTGCTCAGCAACGTGCTGCTGCTGCCTGCGATGGTGGCCGTGACCCTCTGGCACCCCACCTGGCGCACCGTGCACATCGCCGTGGGGGCCGGGGCGGTGCTGCCCGCCGCGGCCCTGGGCATCGTGGCCAGTGTGGCCCTGCTCAACTGGCGCGCCTGGGGGCAGATTCTGGCGATCGTGGCGCTGGCACTGGGCCTGGCGATCGGCTTGCCCTACGCCATCGTGCGGCTGGCCCTGGTGACGGAGGGCCGCGGCCCCACGGCGGCTCTGGCAGCGCTGCTCACGGCGGCGATGACGGCGGCCCTGGTGTACTGGTGCCGGCCCTGCATCCGCCGCTATCTCACCTGA